Proteins from a single region of Vicia villosa cultivar HV-30 ecotype Madison, WI unplaced genomic scaffold, Vvil1.0 ctg.001530F_1_1, whole genome shotgun sequence:
- the LOC131635647 gene encoding autophagy-related protein 13a-like, whose protein sequence is MDFQNNLQPELGKLEQIVYQFLLKSLHIILESRVPLLRQHDRSGDLSAVSRARRSDKWFNFALGDRPSALDNLNFWHRNLMDPMIIDIILVHEENGCSIETVVERWNVQYECPRNLAPQTSDNTLSFKKTYQKSIILFRTLYSQMRHFPAHKIFKQLSASNRTCNFDIVYKVSSFSDPFSREEGAMMGEYIFTPVDALPGRLNVSVTYRTTLSDFNLECSAALPTKIITDYVGSPNTDPLRYFPSSGKGVHAPPSSMPLDRPHSWTPGFHKAAPFVQNHQYVGPSLVHHGSLKPYNFPSSPIDNFNTRYHNNRMQSQSRSPSYDEYPLSPPFSSSPSPSPPIHIGNTMHTRMRSETAPVTIPHPIIGRSSRNLSPNFSDPNRNSLPPLSPRRNDASSHESPSGIRSFRRVESLKIGQRIVRDSKDDSGRFSGLLSSSDSPRVGVSTTSSRLSSQDDLDDGDFSCPFDVDDVDPPDVLSSHNVDGKSALGSPSSSLPSGRKSQDAAVGVLVQMLRTAPPLRQDSSCYSSHSLKAELDGGVAADSGFFIPRKTTDALEELRSYREMRDLLLSKSGARILK, encoded by the exons ATGGATTTCCAGAATAATCTGCAGCCTGAATTGGGGAAATTGGAACAGATTGTTTATCAGTTTCTTTTGAAGTCTTTACACATAATTTTGGAGTCGAGGGTACCGTTGTTACGCCAACATGATAGAAGTGGTGACCTATCGGCGGTTTCTCGTGCGAGGAGGAGTGACAAATGGTTTAATTTCGCCTTAGGTGATCGACCGTCTGCTCTTGATAACTTGAACTTCTGGCATAGGAATTTGATGGATCCGATGATAATTGATATTATACTAGTTCATGAAGAGAATGGTTGTTCGATTGAGACGGTAGTAGAGAGGTGGAATGTTCAATATGAATGTCCGAGAAATTTGGCTCCTCAAACTAGTGATAATACTCTCTCTTTCAAGAAAACGTATCAGAAGTCGATTATACTGTTTCGTACTCTTTATTCTCAAATGCGGCATTTCCCGGCTCATAAGATTTTTAAGCAGCTAAGTGCGTCGAATCGGACTTGTAATTTTGATATTGTTTATAAGGTTTCTTCCTTTAGTGATCCGTTTTCTAGGGAAGAAGGAGCGATGATGGGAGAATATATTTTCACGCCCGTTGACGCGCTTCCGGGTCGCCTTAACGTATCTGTGACTTACCGTACTACATTATCTGATTTCAACCTCGAGTGTTCAGCAGCTTTACCGACAAAAATAATTACCGATTATGTTGGAAGTCCGAATACCGATCCTTTGAGGTATTTCCCTTCTTCAGGAAAGGGTGTTCACGCGCCTCCGTCTTCAATGCCACTCGATCGTCCTCATAGCTGGACGCCTGGATTTCATAAAGCAGCGCCTTTTGTGCAGAATCATCAGTATGTTGGACCATCACTGGTGCATCATGGCTCTCTCAAGCCATATAATTTTCCGTCTTCACCTATTGATAATTTCAATACCAGATATCATAACAATCGGATGCAAAGCCAGTCAAGGTCTCCGAGTTACGATGAGTATCCTCTTTCTCCTCCATTCTCATCCTCACCGTCTCCATCACCACCTATTCATATTGGCAACACAATGCATACCCGTATGCGCTCTGAAACCGCTCCTGTCACTATACCTCATCCAATAATCGGCAGAAGCTCTAGAAATCTTTCTCCTAATTTTTCAGATCCCAATAGAAACTCCCTGCCACCTTTATCTCCTAGAAGGAACGATGCATCGTCACATGAGTCTCCATCTGGAATCAGGTCTTTCAGGAGAGTAGAATCTCTAAAGATTGGTCAAAGG ATTGTCAGAGACAGCAAGGATGATTCAGGGCGATTCTCAGGGTTGTTATCGTCAAGTGACTCACCACGTGTTGGAGTTTCTACAACCTCAAGTAGATTATCTTCTCAGGATGACTTGGACGATGGTGACTTCTCGTGTCCTtttgatgttgatgatgttgaccctccagatGTTCTGTCAAG CCACAATGTGGATGGAAAAAGTGCTTTGGGATCGCCTTCGTCATCATTACCATCAGGGAGAAAATCACAAGATGCTGCTGTTGGTGTTCTTGTGCAAATGCTTAGAACAGCGCCTCCTTTGCGTCAAGATTCAAGTTGCTATTCATCGCATTCCCTGAAAGCTGAACTCGACGGAGGAGTTGCTGCTGATTCTGGATTCTTCATCCCTCGAAAGACAACTGACGCACTCGAAGAGCTCAGGAGTTATAGAGAAATGAGAGACCTTCTTCTTTCTAAGAGCGGCGCTCGGATCCTGAAATGA
- the LOC131635661 gene encoding L-type lectin-domain containing receptor kinase VIII.1-like, which produces MASITFFILIFYFLFNLVFSSSQVPINVTKHFSFKDFTFTNNSRLVHDVKLLGSARFSDEKGSLQIPNESQETGIRHQAGRGLYSFPIRLLDPITKTPASFQTTFSFQLNNSTTSDSDLTDNGGGSGLTFIIVPDEFTVGRPGPWLAMLNDACESDYKAVAVEIDTRMNPEFGDPNDNHVGINLGSIVSTKIINVSDVGVSLKDGFVHHAWIDYDGPRRRMDVRLGLPNDEVYPSKPIFSEFMDLSPYLNEYMFVGFSASTGNHTQIHNILSWNFTSTSQASLRYPSSETCQGKILLQNTTETTEASEKSNRNKTPRSFLIFVASVVLALAVLAGFYFISKHRKSASKSKTSIEDEIHRPRPPNKPRRFSFSALSSATRSFSEIEILGSDIRGVYYRGRLGSNGSQVAVKRFSAQFLSTHGSDKKRLLKEIKVISHVRHPNLLPIRGWCQDNNEIIAVYDFVPNGSLDKWLFGAGVLPWTRRFKVVKDVADGLSFLHTKQLAHKNMKCSSVFLDVSFRAVLGDFGFILMGAESKQFESIVCNSADVFEFGVIVLEVIGGRPRVEEVEEGRSEERNLLDFAWNLHETNEKVKLVDRRMGSLINLEQAIRVMEVGLLCTLNENKGRPSMEEVVELLHNMEKPLPELPKTRPVALFPYNSANTGLCNNYSCTLKL; this is translated from the coding sequence ATGGCTTCCATAACCTTTTTCATCCTCATATTCTACTTCTTGTTCAATCTAGTTTTTTCATCTAGTCAAGTTCCAATCAATGTAACCAAACACTTCTCCTTCAAAGATTTCACTTTCACCAACAACTCTAGATTAGTCCATGATGTAAAGCTTCTAGGAAGTGCAAGATTCTCAGATGAAAAAGGTTCACTTCAAATCCCAAATGAATCACAAGAAACAGGTATAAGACATCAAGCAGGTAGAGGTTTATATTCCTTCCCGATTCGTCTGTTAGATCCGATCACCAAAACTCCGGCTTCTTTTCAAACCACCTTCTCATTTCAGCTTAATAATTCAACTACTAGTGATTCTGATTTAACTGATAATGGTGGTGGAAGTGGACTTACCTTCATTATTGTACCTGATGAGTTCACAGTTGGAAGGCCGGGACCTTGGCTTGCTATGCTTAATGATGCTTGCGAGAGCGATTATAAAGCGGTTGCAGTTGAGATCGATACACGGATGAATCCTGAATTCGGTGATCCGAATGATAATCATGTTGGTATCAATTTAGGTAGTATAGTATCTACTAAAATTATCAATGTTTCTGATGTTGGTGTTTCGCTTAAAGATGGTTTTGTCCATCATGCTTGGATTGATTATGACGGTCCTCGAAGGAGAATGGACGTTCGTCTTGGACTTCCGAACGATGAAGTTTATCCTAGCAAGCCTATCTTCTCGGAGTTTATGGATCTTTCGCCTTATCTGAACGAGTATATGTTTGTAGGATTCTCGGCTTCGACGGGGAACCACACACAGATTCATAATATACTTTCTTGGAACTTTACTTCGACTAGTCAAGCTTCTCTTCGCTACCCTTCGTCTGAAACATGTCAAGGTAAGATCTTGCTTCAGAATACTACAGAAACAACAGAAGCTTCCGAGAAGTCTAATAGGAATAAAACTCCGCGAAGCTTTTTGATTTTTGTGGCTTCTGTAGTATTGGCTTTAGCTGTTTTAGCTGGTTTTTACTTTATCAGTAAGCATAGAAAAAGTGCTTCTAAATCGAAGACTTCGATAGAAGATGAGATTCATCGGCCAAGGCCTCCTAACAAACCGCGCAGATTCAGTTTTTCTGCACTTTCCTCTGCTACTAGATCATTCAGTGAGATAGAGATACTTGGAAGTGATATTAGAGGAGTATACTACAGAGGTAGGCTTGGTAGTAATGGAAGCCAGGTAGCTGTGAAAAGATTCTCAGCTCAGTTTCTCAGCACGCATGGATCGGATAAGAAGCGTTTGTTGAAAGAAATCAAAGTCATTAGCCATGTTCGTCACCCGAATTTACTTCCTATAAGAGGCTGGTGTCAGGACAACAATGAAATCATCGCCGTCTATGATTTTGTCCCTAACGGAAGCCTCGATAAATGGCTATTCGGAGCCGGAGTTCTTCCGTGGACGCGACGGTTCAAAGTCGTCAAAGACGTAGCTGACGGATTGAGTTTCTTGCACACTAAGCAACTAGCTCACAAGAACATGAAGTGCAGCAGTGTGTTTTTGGATGTTAgcttcagggctgttttgggagaTTTCGGATTTATTCTAATGGGAGCAGAATCAAAACAGTTTGAATCGATAGTGTGTAATAGTGCCGATGTATTCGAGTTTGGCGTGATCGTGTTGGAAGTGATAGGTGGAAGGCCAAGGGTGGAGGAAGTAGAGGAAGGAAGATCAGAAGAGAGGAACTTATTGGATTTTGCATGGAACTTGCATGAAACAAATGAGAAAGTGAAGCTTGTTGATAGGAGGATGGGATCATTGATCAATTTGGAGCAAGCGATTCGTGTAATGGAAGTCGGTTTGCTTTGTACTTTGAATGAGAATAAAGGAAGACCTTCCATGGAAGAAGTTGTGGAGCTTCTTCATAACATGGAGAAGCCTCTTCCTGAGTTGCCAAAAACTAGACCTGTAGCTTTGTTTCCTTATAATAGTGCCAACACTGGGCTTTGCAATAATTACTCTTGCACTTTGAAGCTGTGA
- the LOC131635649 gene encoding uncharacterized protein LOC131635649, with protein MNMDDSSTCPFCLLSLPSSQLQWHANTHFEDDDFHYPPTKKAVSGELHFDTNFGVGGDGGGIGRDNGVWTMDEKISHLVDLQIKGEFHNVNGGLMNLLRSCLESEGGNSRSILSGYVDHFQSLQSEDVGWGCGWRNIQMLSSHLLAEKREAKDVLFGCSGFVPDIPSLQRWVEIAWERGFDEPGSQQYNHSIYGSKKWIGATECATLLRSFGLRARMVDFGPKESESLYLSVPGSSVGEPELVIVGDGKKRKAPNFCGPMDRYLSHCRGGVSQASCSTNAESCSSLNVTNDKERGDECANKSGAKQNKAHQVLMDFVWNYFSNKNSIHFGYKRVVFSEKTPLYFQHDGHSRTIVGIQVKHQRNGILHYNLLVLDPGHRTAAIERSLREKDGWQRFIKRGVHTLRKQQYQLCYVDPGIASEEEMKKLKTMDSVFIQL; from the exons ATGAACATGGATGATTCTTCCACTTGTCCCTTCTGTCTTCTATCCCTTCCATCCTCTCAACTCCAATG GCACGCCAATACCCACTTCGAAGACGACGATTTTCATTATCCTCCG ACTAAAAAAGCAGTTAGTGGTGAATTACATTTTGATACAAATTTTGGAGTTGGTGGTGATGGTGGCGGGATTGGTAGAGACAATGGGGTATGGACGATGGATGAAAAAATCTCTCACTTGGTTGATTTACAGATAAAGGGCGAGTTTCACAATGTGAACGGTGGTTTGATGAACTTGTTGAGGAGctgtttggaatctgaaggtggaaatTCGAGAAGCATTTTGTCGGGTTATGTTGATCATTTCCAAAGTCTTCAGTCGGAGGATGTTGGATGGGGTTGCGGTTGGCGTAACATTCAAATGCTTAGCTCACATTTATTGGCAGAAAAACGAGAAGCGAAAGATGTGTTGTTTGGTTGTTCAGGGTTTGTTCCTGATATTCCGTCGCTCCAAAGATGGGTTGAGATTGCTTGGGAAAGAGGTTTTGATGAACCTGGCTCTCAACAATACAATCATTCTATCTATGGTTCTAAAAAATGGATAGGAGCTACTGAATGTGCCACACTTTTGCGTTCTTTTGGTCTCCGAGCAAGGATGGTTGACTTTGGTCCTAAGGAATCTGAATCTCTTTATCTATCTGTCCCTGGTTCAAGTGTTGGTGAACCCGAGCTAGTGATAGTTGGTGACGGAAAGAAGAGGAAAGCACCTAATTTTTGTGGACCAATGGATAGATATCTGTCTCATTGTCGTGGTGGTGTTTCTCAAGCAAGTTGCAGCACAAATGCAGAGTCttgttcttctcttaatgtcactAATGATAAAGAAAGAGGTGATGAATGTGCGAACAAAAGTGGTGCAAAACAAAATAAAGCCCATCAAGTTCTGATGGACTTTGTGTGGaattatttttctaataaaaacTCAATTCATTTTGGTTATAAGCGTGTTGTTTTTAGCGAGAAAAC GCCCTTGTATTTTCAACATGATGGACACTCAAGAACAATAGTTGGAATCCAAGTCAAACATCAAAGAAATGGAATTCTGCATTATAATCTCCTAGTTCTTGATCCTGGTCAT AGAACGGCTGCTATAGAAAGATCTCTAAGAGAGAAAGATGGATGGCAGAGATTCATAAAAAGAGGAGTGCACACACTTAGGAAGCAACAATACCAG CTGTGTTATGTTGATCCTGGAATTGCCAGTGAAGAGGAGATGAAAAAACTCAAGACAATGGATAGTGTCTTCATTCAACTTTAA
- the LOC131635663 gene encoding uncharacterized protein LOC131635663, producing the protein MANFSDRTVILTFFALCILFPIFTTAEREHEESSSILLLPSATTVEEHNMCSGTTPSSCPAKCFRTDPVCGADGVTYWCGCAEAACAGAKVAKLGFCEVGNGGSANFPGQALLLVHIVWLIVLGFSVLFGFF; encoded by the coding sequence ATGGCGAATTTCTCCGATCGAACCGTCATTCTCACCTTCTTCGCCCTCTGCATCCTCTTCCCCATCTTCACAACCGCAGAACGAGAACACGAAGAATCATCATCCATTCTCCTGTTACCGTCGGCCACCACCGTCGAGGAACACAATATGTGTTCCGGAACAACGCCGTCATCTTGTCCGGCGAAATGCTTCCGTACGGATCCGGTTTGCGGCGCCGACGGTGTAACATACTGGTGCGGTTGCGCCGAAGCCGCGTGTGCCGGAGCGAAAGTTGCTAAATTGGGTTTCTGTGAGGTAGGGAATGGTGGATCCGCGAATTTTCCTGGTCAGGCTCTACTTTTGGTTCACATTGTGTGGCTCATCGTGTTAGGGTTTTCGGTATTGTTCGGGTTTTTTTAG